In Cardiocondyla obscurior isolate alpha-2009 linkage group LG07, Cobs3.1, whole genome shotgun sequence, the DNA window tatacgaaCTTGTATACCAAATATTGAGCGGTCGAAAGATCTGTACGTAGCTCAAGATATATGTAAATTGTACACCTTCATTCTttcaaaacaaaataatataaaattacagtgACAATTTACAGCATAGTACAACTACGAGAATTTATTCTGCAAAATTACcaatgcaaatatatttttttaaaaatttgttttttctatAGTCGAGGCTTGTAATAAAGACGGTACGCAGTATTATTTGCAGTAATGCATATACATAGCCGCACATAAACTTAGATATATTGTGCACTCGTAGATTGTCCTACAATACAACCAATTAATGTTATTCGCTTTAATCATATTAAGAATAGCATTATGTTCTTCATAAATGTATACAGGACAGATGCTCGATATAGTACTgcatcgtttaattatttattactttaatcaCATAAAACGACAATTTATATATGACACATTGTCGTAGTTAATaagaattgttaattatatacatgataaatgataaaaattttgctttttttttaaatcgtctGTATGCAAGCTTTAATCATGAAATATGAGCACAGcttcaaagaaaaagaaaaaaaaaccaaaaaatatatataggttataaaatcattaataagAACTCGTATTTGTAGAGTCGGACAATAAAATTGGATACTTTTGTACTGCGTGTTCTGTAACTTGTCAATCGagaagttttttaattttataacgccTTTGTAAATTTCTGTTTTGCCAATAGTGTTAGTACTTATTTTGTTTTCCCTTTTAGTTTATTTTCGATTCAAGTTAGATTTATGCTAATTATGGTACAAATTGTATTGCATAACAAAACGCATTTTTTTAGtcatgtataatttatataatcattttaataacaaatagatttttttttaacttcttaatcctttttttatctctccaCAGATTACCTCAATGTGTGATTAAGAattgatttcttttaattaaagagacAAATGATTAcaagttctttttcttctacatatattttaatatacaattctaatatttattttattttagtgaTGACCCTCGAACATCTCGCGATGGGTCTTATCCCACTTGGCCACATTTTCAGGCGAGTAggctgaaaataaaagtaacagACGATATACATTTATCAAAATCAAACGAGCGCCAAGATAAAGACTATGAGACTCACATAATTTTTgaagtttgtaaaataatggTACCGACGCAAGTACGCCTACTAAGTAGTATCTGAAGAACCAGCTGTGcttgtagtaatatttatatggGAACTGTGCAATCTTTGCAGCGAAGGTATACGGATATTTCATGTGCCGAACTGGCTCGCCTGACGACATTATGAATATCTGTAACAgatcaattgtaattaattaatttacatttaacagCAAGGTGTTCGAGCACGAAACACATCGATAACCTACAAAAATTGAGTAAAAGAATTGCCTCTCGTTATATATATTGAAGTTACGCGTAAAAGTAGAGCTCATATACGATTTCCgcaaagtgtaaaaaaaaaagaaatctcttCGAATAATGCGATTCGTGCCACTCGCGGCAATTGTTCTCGAAGGAAAGAAACAACACACGGACGAACAATCGTGCGACGATTTATTACAGTCAGCGGTTTTTacaaatcatataaaaataaaatggtgATGTCGCGTGCTCGTAGACTTTTGCAGTCTCAAGTTCGAAAATGTTCGACTTACCGTTTTTTGTGTTATAACGCTAATAatcgcgtaaaattatataatgtatCCGGATTTCTTTTCGTGGTCGCAGTGCGCAGCGTCACGCAGCGTGGAGATGGAGATCGGTGGCAGCAGCTGACGTCCAGTCGCGATGTCAGCTCGCGCATGCTCATAAAAGTTTTGGCGTGGGTAGAGAATAATCCCACGAACGGGACCGACGGAACGGCGCGTAGCAGCCGCGTAGTGCCGCGTACCCGGCTGATACGCGTGTGGTGCTGAGTTGGCAGTCTTGTCTTGACAGAGTAGTCCCGCTAACTGTTGATCTTGCATGTCGCACGGCACG includes these proteins:
- the Roh gene encoding uncharacterized protein Roh isoform X2; its protein translation is MSSGEPVRHMKYPYTFAAKIAQFPYKYYYKHSWFFRYYLVGVLASVPLFYKLQKLSYSPENVAKWDKTHREMFEGHH
- the Roh gene encoding uncharacterized protein Roh isoform X1, translating into MSSTFTRNFNIYNERQFFYSIFIFIMSSGEPVRHMKYPYTFAAKIAQFPYKYYYKHSWFFRYYLVGVLASVPLFYKLQKLSYSPENVAKWDKTHREMFEGHH